In a single window of the Burkholderia contaminans genome:
- a CDS encoding DMT family transporter, whose product MNKSPFLFPFCAIALWAGNVVVSKLSASTIDPSAITFYRLLLAVALMSVFTLRPAWLNRAALAAHLPKLAVLGFLAMALFQSLSYEAAKTTSATNMAIITALVPLMTMLLSSLLLGDPPGAGMVGGGVLSLAGVVYLIADGHPTTIAARGVHTGDLLMLAASAAYALYGVLLKRWRIGALPAWQSTYVQALAALVFMVPMLLRLPAQAAWPTRASVPLILYAGVLASVVLPYLWMQGVRLLGPSRCAMYMNLLPVMTAGGAIVLLGESLRLYHLIGGGVALVGVAIAQRFPFPASASQGVRQ is encoded by the coding sequence ATGAACAAGTCTCCTTTTCTGTTTCCCTTCTGCGCGATCGCGCTGTGGGCCGGCAACGTGGTCGTGTCGAAGCTGTCGGCATCGACGATCGATCCGTCGGCGATCACCTTCTACCGGCTGCTGCTCGCCGTCGCGCTGATGAGCGTGTTCACGCTGCGCCCCGCGTGGCTCAATCGCGCGGCGCTCGCCGCGCATCTCCCGAAGCTCGCGGTGCTCGGCTTTCTCGCGATGGCGCTGTTCCAGAGCCTGTCCTACGAGGCCGCGAAGACGACCAGCGCGACCAACATGGCGATCATCACGGCGCTCGTGCCGCTGATGACGATGCTGCTCAGCTCGCTGCTGCTCGGCGATCCGCCGGGCGCAGGCATGGTCGGCGGCGGCGTGCTGTCGCTCGCGGGCGTCGTCTACCTGATCGCCGACGGGCATCCGACGACGATCGCCGCGCGCGGCGTGCACACGGGCGACCTGCTGATGCTGGCCGCGTCGGCCGCCTATGCGTTGTACGGCGTGCTGCTCAAGCGCTGGCGCATCGGTGCGCTGCCGGCGTGGCAGTCGACCTACGTGCAGGCGCTCGCCGCGCTCGTCTTCATGGTGCCGATGCTGCTGCGCTTGCCCGCGCAGGCGGCGTGGCCCACGCGTGCGAGCGTGCCGCTGATCCTGTATGCCGGCGTGCTGGCGTCGGTCGTGCTGCCGTATCTGTGGATGCAGGGCGTGCGGCTGCTCGGCCCGAGCCGTTGCGCGATGTACATGAACCTGCTGCCGGTGATGACGGCCGGCGGCGCGATCGTGCTGCTCGGTGAATCGCTGCGGCTGTATCACCTGATCGGCGGCGGTGTGGCGCTCGTCGGCGTGGCGATCGCGCAGCGGTTTCCGTTCCCGGCGAGCGCATCGCAAGGGGTGCGGCAATGA
- a CDS encoding DUF1772 domain-containing protein, producing MSAFVTAALLWGSAIGCGLMAGVYFAFSTFVMTSLGRIAPQAGVAAMNAINVDIVRSPFMPLFLVTTLMALALVVLALFDREQPGAMAAVAGGVLYVFGMFAVTMAVNVPLNDALAAADPSTAQGAALWTRYVHDWTKWNHVRTVASAAACAFFIAGIAAR from the coding sequence ATGAGCGCGTTCGTGACCGCCGCATTGCTGTGGGGCTCGGCCATCGGCTGCGGGCTGATGGCGGGCGTGTATTTCGCGTTCTCGACGTTCGTGATGACGTCGCTCGGACGGATCGCGCCGCAGGCCGGCGTGGCCGCGATGAACGCGATCAACGTCGACATCGTGCGTTCGCCGTTCATGCCGCTGTTCCTCGTCACGACGCTGATGGCGCTTGCACTGGTCGTGCTCGCGCTGTTCGATCGCGAGCAACCGGGCGCGATGGCGGCGGTCGCGGGCGGCGTGCTGTACGTGTTCGGGATGTTCGCGGTGACGATGGCCGTCAACGTGCCGCTCAACGATGCGCTCGCCGCGGCCGATCCGTCGACCGCGCAGGGCGCGGCGCTGTGGACGCGCTACGTGCACGACTGGACGAAGTGGAATCACGTGCGCACGGTGGCGTCCGCGGCCGCGTGCGCGTTTTTCATCGCGGGGATTGCGGCGCGGTAG
- a CDS encoding AraC family transcriptional regulator, whose amino-acid sequence MSRLVANRTLESTPPGAHLRFESTPMPVSAMAATYAHGTSIAPHRHRRAQLLYAIEGVMHVQSEGASWVVPPTRGVWLEAGLDHTVQMSGDVQMRTVFVEPGAVEHLPARSCVVEVHPLLRELILAAVDVPLDYAPGSRHDHLMHLLLAEVTVAPLLPLYLPWPHDPRLRTICDALVAAPDDLRTIAEWADLLGLSVRTLHRAFRRETGLSFRRWREQARLLLALKRLAHGEKVLTVAMDHGYSSQSAFSAMFKRHFGVSPSAFYA is encoded by the coding sequence ATGTCACGACTTGTCGCCAATCGGACACTCGAGTCCACCCCGCCCGGTGCCCACCTGCGGTTCGAATCGACGCCGATGCCCGTGTCGGCGATGGCGGCGACGTACGCGCACGGCACGTCGATCGCGCCGCACCGGCATCGCCGCGCGCAACTGCTCTATGCGATCGAGGGCGTGATGCACGTGCAGTCCGAAGGCGCGTCGTGGGTCGTGCCGCCGACGCGCGGCGTGTGGCTCGAAGCCGGTCTCGACCACACGGTGCAGATGAGCGGCGACGTGCAGATGCGCACCGTGTTCGTCGAGCCGGGCGCGGTCGAACACCTGCCCGCGCGGAGCTGCGTCGTGGAAGTGCATCCGCTGCTGCGCGAGCTGATCCTCGCCGCCGTGGACGTGCCGCTCGACTATGCGCCGGGCTCGCGCCACGATCACCTGATGCACCTGCTGCTCGCCGAGGTGACGGTCGCGCCGCTGCTGCCGCTGTACCTGCCGTGGCCGCACGACCCGCGCCTGCGGACGATCTGCGACGCGCTCGTCGCCGCGCCCGACGACCTGCGCACGATCGCCGAATGGGCCGACCTGCTCGGCCTGTCGGTCCGCACGCTCCATCGCGCGTTCCGGCGCGAGACGGGGCTCAGCTTCCGCCGCTGGCGCGAACAGGCGCGGCTGCTGCTCGCGCTCAAGCGCCTCGCGCACGGCGAGAAGGTGCTGACCGTCGCGATGGATCACGGCTACAGCAGCCAGAGCGCGTTCTCCGCGATGTTCAAGCGGCATTTCGGCGTGTCGCCGTCGGCGTTTTATGCGTAG
- a CDS encoding ATP-binding protein — protein MQNLMAALPDARASMEGPALVHQLERIATALEALAGTGQPAPVDFDAAVAFRWRGFDGGPRAAPLEPVAAPALIAFDALRNVERQVAIVERNTRQFVRGFAANHVLLTGARGTGKSSIVKACLHAFAPYGLRLIEVGKERLGDLPAIVELVRARPERYIVFCDDLSFEAGETGYKELKTVLDGSVASDLSNVLVYATSNRRHLMPEQASDNANVSRAENGELHPGDAVEEKISLSERFGIRVTFYGFTQDAYLAVVESRLGEAGFDAEQIRAAREPALQWALERGARSGRIAVQFVRDYAGRLAEESDADESARALRAS, from the coding sequence ATGCAGAACCTGATGGCCGCGCTGCCGGACGCGCGCGCCTCCATGGAGGGGCCGGCGCTCGTGCATCAGCTCGAACGGATTGCCACTGCGCTCGAAGCGCTCGCGGGCACCGGCCAGCCGGCGCCCGTCGATTTCGACGCGGCCGTTGCATTCCGCTGGCGCGGCTTCGACGGCGGGCCGCGAGCGGCGCCGCTCGAACCGGTCGCGGCGCCCGCGCTCATCGCGTTCGATGCGCTGCGCAACGTCGAGCGGCAGGTGGCGATCGTCGAACGGAACACGCGGCAGTTCGTGCGCGGGTTCGCGGCGAATCATGTGCTGCTGACCGGCGCGCGCGGCACCGGCAAGTCGTCGATCGTGAAGGCGTGCCTGCATGCGTTTGCACCGTATGGGCTGCGGCTGATCGAGGTCGGCAAGGAACGGTTGGGCGATCTGCCGGCGATCGTCGAGCTGGTGCGTGCGCGGCCCGAACGATACATCGTGTTCTGCGACGACCTGTCGTTCGAGGCGGGCGAGACCGGTTACAAGGAACTGAAGACGGTGCTCGACGGCTCGGTCGCGAGCGACCTGTCGAACGTGCTCGTGTACGCGACGTCGAATCGCCGCCACCTGATGCCCGAGCAGGCGAGCGACAACGCGAACGTATCGCGCGCGGAGAACGGCGAGCTGCATCCGGGTGACGCGGTGGAGGAGAAGATTTCGTTGTCCGAGCGCTTCGGAATCCGGGTGACGTTCTACGGGTTCACGCAGGACGCGTATCTGGCTGTTGTCGAAAGCCGGCTTGGCGAGGCCGGGTTCGATGCGGAGCAGATTCGCGCGGCGCGCGAACCGGCGCTGCAGTGGGCGCTGGAACGCGGTGCGCGGTCGGGACGGATTGCCGTGCAGTTCGTGCGGGATTATGCGGGGCGGCTGGCGGAAGAAAGTGACGCGGATGAGAGCGCACGCGCGTTGCGAGCAAGCTGA
- a CDS encoding NAD(P)H-binding protein: protein MSALPILIVGGSGKTGARVDARLRARGVATRPVSRTSAVRFDWTVPNTWPAALEGVSAAYVTYQPDLAVEGAVDAIAAFARLARESGVERVVLLSGRGEPRAQAAEAALQASGVNWGVVRASWFNQNFSEGYLIDGVLAGEVALPAGAVREPFVDADDIADVAVAALTDARFANRVIEVTGPRALTFAEAVGEIARAAGRPIVYREIPADAFVAGLREVGVPEPIVALLDDLFSVVLDGRNSAVTHGIEATLGRPARDFADYARATAATGVWSARS from the coding sequence ATGTCGGCACTTCCCATCCTCATCGTCGGCGGTTCGGGCAAGACGGGCGCCCGCGTCGATGCCCGGTTGCGTGCGCGCGGCGTCGCGACCCGGCCCGTGTCGCGCACGTCGGCCGTCCGCTTCGACTGGACGGTACCCAACACGTGGCCCGCTGCGCTTGAGGGCGTATCAGCGGCCTACGTGACCTACCAGCCCGACCTGGCCGTTGAAGGCGCTGTGGACGCGATCGCAGCCTTTGCCCGGCTTGCCCGCGAAAGCGGCGTCGAGCGCGTGGTGCTGCTGTCCGGGCGCGGCGAGCCTCGCGCGCAGGCCGCCGAGGCTGCGCTGCAGGCGTCGGGCGTGAATTGGGGCGTGGTGCGCGCGAGCTGGTTCAACCAGAACTTCTCCGAGGGCTACCTGATCGACGGCGTGCTGGCCGGTGAAGTCGCGCTGCCGGCCGGCGCGGTGCGCGAGCCGTTCGTCGATGCGGACGACATCGCGGACGTCGCCGTGGCCGCGCTCACCGATGCGCGCTTCGCGAACCGCGTGATCGAGGTCACGGGGCCACGCGCGCTGACGTTTGCCGAAGCGGTCGGCGAAATCGCACGGGCCGCTGGCCGGCCGATCGTCTATCGCGAGATTCCCGCCGATGCGTTCGTCGCCGGATTGCGCGAGGTCGGCGTGCCGGAGCCGATCGTCGCGCTGCTCGACGATCTGTTCAGCGTGGTGCTCGACGGGCGCAACAGCGCGGTGACGCACGGTATCGAAGCGACGCTCGGGCGGCCGGCGCGCGATTTCGCCGACTATGCGCGTGCGACGGCCGCCACCGGCGTGTGGAGCGCACGATCATGA